A part of Amphiprion ocellaris isolate individual 3 ecotype Okinawa chromosome 16, ASM2253959v1, whole genome shotgun sequence genomic DNA contains:
- the ppp1r21 gene encoding protein phosphatase 1 regulatory subunit 21 isoform X1, with protein sequence MANVTDLQTKYSKLAQEYSKLRAQNQVLKKAVVDEQANSASLKEQLKQRDQSLRKQEQEMDSLSFRNQQLAKRVELLQEELAVSEAKGKKGKSKGDSPSQHGLQTQSVFDEDLQKKIEENERLHIQFYEADEQHRRQEAELKARLEELEKDAEQHQTAVDLLTTKYVETIERLQSDKARLEVKSQTLEREAKECRMRTEECQQQLRRCQSELNRQVKQSSSVIQEKVPFNDTKFSDYNSLNVPSHNRRHQLKARDVAGQALSFIQDLVAALLNFHSYTEQRVHIYPLDSSIEPISPLNQKFSQYLHENAAYVRPLEDSFLQLYQSITEDTVTVLETVVKLKSFADNFSTYTHFLQKILPYQLKSLEEECEAPLCTTALTAKNKELQSDTKKVTSVFEKLQNYINLLALPSVRQDAMPQSSTSAVFTQLAACLHSLHDAIKEMSKHYNQKAGIEQELPTVTQKLCTTTECLLGSLGSLTSSTGKIATFFSNNLDFFTSSGYNPRGCTVALNPLQAESMLANKKKAAIYINAIKKARPQSVPYREALSNRRILTSSTESREGLTQQVQQSQEKIARLEQEKEHWLLEAQLGKVRLEKENQRIADLEAQLAAALGGSPNSQTAAASTLAQSQEEAETELRATGKETTLCTSLVGMLCTTPTVEHVGDEESREQLIKTHYMARVGELTTQLQISDSKAVHFHSECRALAKRLTIAEKSRETLSDDVKMANQNITRLQDELATTKRSYEDQLSMMSDHLCSMNETLSKQREEIDTLKLGSKGNAKKNKGR encoded by the exons ATGGCTAACGTTACAGACCTGCAAACTAAGTACAGCAAGCTGGCACAGGAGTATTCAAAG CTCCGTGCTCAGAACCAGGTGTTGAAGAAGGCAGTTGTGGATGAACAGGCCAACTCTGCTTCACTAAAG GAGCAGCTGAAGCAGAGGGACCAGAGCCTGAGGAAGCAGGAGCAGGAGATGGACAGTCTCAGCTTCAGGAACCAACAGCTGGCCAAGAGGGTGGAGCTGCTACAAGAGGAGCTTGCTGTTAGTGAAGCCAAGGGCAAAAAGGGGAAG AGCAAAGGAGACTCTCCCTCGCAGCATGGTTTACAGACTCAGAGTGTTTTTGATGAGGACCTGCAGAAAAAGATAGAAGAAAATGAGCGACTTCATATCCAA TTCTATGAAGCAGATGAGCAGCACAGGAGGCAGGAGGCTGAGCTGAAGGCACGACTAGAGGAGCTGGAGAAAGATGCCGAGCAGCATCAGACAGCTGTGGACTTACTCACCACAAAGTATGTGGAAACAATTGAGCGGCTGCAGAGTGACAAAGCACGTTTAGAG GTGAAATCACAAACTCTGGAGAGGGAAGCGAAAGAGTGTAGGATGCGAACAGAAGAATG TCAGCAGCAGTTGAGGCGGTGCCAGTCAGAGCTGAACAGACAGgtgaaacaaagcagcagtgtTATCCAGGAGAAAGTGCCCTTCAATGACACCA AATTTAGTGACTACAACAGCCTAAATGTGCCATCACACAATCGAAGGCACCAG CTTAAGGCGCGTGATGTGGCAGGACAGGCTCTGAGCTTTATTCAGGACCTGGTGGCTGCTCTGTTGAACTTCCATTCCTATACAGAGCAGAGAGTACACATCTATCCCTTGGACTCCTCCATTGAGCCCATCTCTCCTCTCAACCAGAAG TTTTCACAGTATCTTCATGAGAATGCAGCCTATGTGCGCCCCCTGGAGGACAGCTTTCTGCAGTTATACCAAAGCATCACAGAGGACACTGTCACAGTACTG GAGACTGTGGTCAAGCTGAAGAGTTTTGCTGATAATTTCTCCACGTACACACACTTTCTGCAAAAGATTCTTCCCTACCAGCTGAAAAG CCTGGAAGAAGAGTGTGAGGCACCTCTTTGTACTACTGCCCTCACTGCGAAAAACAAGGAGTTGCAGAGTGACACGAAGAAAGTAACATCTGTGTTTGAGAAACTGCAGAACTACATTAACCTTTTGGCCTTACCCA GTGTTCGGCAGGATGCCATGCCACAGAGCAGCACCTCGGCTGTCTTCACCCAGCTGGCTGCCTGCCTACACAGTCTTCATGATGCCATTAAAG AGATGTCAAAGCATTACAACCAGAAGGCTGGCATTGAGCAGGAGCTCCCTACCGTCACCCAAAAGCTCTGTACCACCACAGAGTGCCTCCTGGGATCTTTGGGTTCGCTGACCAGCAGCACCGGCAAG ATTGCCACTTTCTTCAGCAACAACTTGGACTTCTTCACATCATCAGGCTACAATCCAAGAGGGTGTACAGTAGCACTCAATCCCTTGCAAGCAGAGAGTATGCTAGCCAACAAAAAGAAAGCAGCCATCTATATCAATGCTATCAAAAAG GCCAGGCCACAGTCTGTTCCATACAGAGAAGCCCTGTCAAACCGTCGTATTCTTACCAGCTCCACTGAGAGCAGAGAGGGTCTTACGCAGCAG GTGCAGCAGAGCCAGGAGAAGATCGCTCGGCTGGAGCAGGAGAAAGAGCACTGGCTCCTGGAGGCCCAGCTGGGGAAGGTGCGGTTGGAAAAGGAAAACCAGCGCATTGCGGACCTGGAAGCGCAACtcgcagcagctttaggaggaaGTCCAAACTCTCAAACAGCTGCAGCCAGCACACTCGCACAGAGCCAAGAGGAAGCAGAGACAGAGCTGAGAGCCACAGGGAAAGAGACGACACTGTGCACCAGCCTG GTTGGCATGTTGTGCACAACACCTACAGTTGAACAT GTGGGAGACGAGGAGTCCAGGGAGCAGCTGATAAAGACTCACTACATGGCCAGAGTGGGAGAGCTCACCACTCAGCTCCAGATTTCTGATAGCAAAGCTGTGCACTTTCACTCTGAG TGTCGAGCTTTGGCGAAGAGATTAACCATTGCAGAAAAATCACGGGAGACTCTGAGTGATGATGTCAAAATGGCTAATCAAAACATCACACGCTTGCAG GATGAGCTGGCTACGACAAAGAGGAGCTATGAAGACCAGCTTAGCATGATGAGCGACCATCTGTGTAGTATGAATGAGACTTTGAGCAAGCAGAGAGAGGAAATCGACACACTCAAACTGGGCAGCAAG GGAAATGCCAAAAAGAACAAAGGTCGCTAG
- the ppp1r21 gene encoding protein phosphatase 1 regulatory subunit 21 isoform X2, which produces MANVTDLQTKYSKLAQEYSKLRAQNQVLKKAVVDEQANSASLKEQLKQRDQSLRKQEQEMDSLSFRNQQLAKRVELLQEELASKGDSPSQHGLQTQSVFDEDLQKKIEENERLHIQFYEADEQHRRQEAELKARLEELEKDAEQHQTAVDLLTTKYVETIERLQSDKARLEVKSQTLEREAKECRMRTEECQQQLRRCQSELNRQVKQSSSVIQEKVPFNDTKFSDYNSLNVPSHNRRHQLKARDVAGQALSFIQDLVAALLNFHSYTEQRVHIYPLDSSIEPISPLNQKFSQYLHENAAYVRPLEDSFLQLYQSITEDTVTVLETVVKLKSFADNFSTYTHFLQKILPYQLKSLEEECEAPLCTTALTAKNKELQSDTKKVTSVFEKLQNYINLLALPSVRQDAMPQSSTSAVFTQLAACLHSLHDAIKEMSKHYNQKAGIEQELPTVTQKLCTTTECLLGSLGSLTSSTGKIATFFSNNLDFFTSSGYNPRGCTVALNPLQAESMLANKKKAAIYINAIKKARPQSVPYREALSNRRILTSSTESREGLTQQVQQSQEKIARLEQEKEHWLLEAQLGKVRLEKENQRIADLEAQLAAALGGSPNSQTAAASTLAQSQEEAETELRATGKETTLCTSLVGMLCTTPTVEHVGDEESREQLIKTHYMARVGELTTQLQISDSKAVHFHSECRALAKRLTIAEKSRETLSDDVKMANQNITRLQDELATTKRSYEDQLSMMSDHLCSMNETLSKQREEIDTLKLGSKGNAKKNKGR; this is translated from the exons ATGGCTAACGTTACAGACCTGCAAACTAAGTACAGCAAGCTGGCACAGGAGTATTCAAAG CTCCGTGCTCAGAACCAGGTGTTGAAGAAGGCAGTTGTGGATGAACAGGCCAACTCTGCTTCACTAAAG GAGCAGCTGAAGCAGAGGGACCAGAGCCTGAGGAAGCAGGAGCAGGAGATGGACAGTCTCAGCTTCAGGAACCAACAGCTGGCCAAGAGGGTGGAGCTGCTACAAGAGGAGCTTGCT AGCAAAGGAGACTCTCCCTCGCAGCATGGTTTACAGACTCAGAGTGTTTTTGATGAGGACCTGCAGAAAAAGATAGAAGAAAATGAGCGACTTCATATCCAA TTCTATGAAGCAGATGAGCAGCACAGGAGGCAGGAGGCTGAGCTGAAGGCACGACTAGAGGAGCTGGAGAAAGATGCCGAGCAGCATCAGACAGCTGTGGACTTACTCACCACAAAGTATGTGGAAACAATTGAGCGGCTGCAGAGTGACAAAGCACGTTTAGAG GTGAAATCACAAACTCTGGAGAGGGAAGCGAAAGAGTGTAGGATGCGAACAGAAGAATG TCAGCAGCAGTTGAGGCGGTGCCAGTCAGAGCTGAACAGACAGgtgaaacaaagcagcagtgtTATCCAGGAGAAAGTGCCCTTCAATGACACCA AATTTAGTGACTACAACAGCCTAAATGTGCCATCACACAATCGAAGGCACCAG CTTAAGGCGCGTGATGTGGCAGGACAGGCTCTGAGCTTTATTCAGGACCTGGTGGCTGCTCTGTTGAACTTCCATTCCTATACAGAGCAGAGAGTACACATCTATCCCTTGGACTCCTCCATTGAGCCCATCTCTCCTCTCAACCAGAAG TTTTCACAGTATCTTCATGAGAATGCAGCCTATGTGCGCCCCCTGGAGGACAGCTTTCTGCAGTTATACCAAAGCATCACAGAGGACACTGTCACAGTACTG GAGACTGTGGTCAAGCTGAAGAGTTTTGCTGATAATTTCTCCACGTACACACACTTTCTGCAAAAGATTCTTCCCTACCAGCTGAAAAG CCTGGAAGAAGAGTGTGAGGCACCTCTTTGTACTACTGCCCTCACTGCGAAAAACAAGGAGTTGCAGAGTGACACGAAGAAAGTAACATCTGTGTTTGAGAAACTGCAGAACTACATTAACCTTTTGGCCTTACCCA GTGTTCGGCAGGATGCCATGCCACAGAGCAGCACCTCGGCTGTCTTCACCCAGCTGGCTGCCTGCCTACACAGTCTTCATGATGCCATTAAAG AGATGTCAAAGCATTACAACCAGAAGGCTGGCATTGAGCAGGAGCTCCCTACCGTCACCCAAAAGCTCTGTACCACCACAGAGTGCCTCCTGGGATCTTTGGGTTCGCTGACCAGCAGCACCGGCAAG ATTGCCACTTTCTTCAGCAACAACTTGGACTTCTTCACATCATCAGGCTACAATCCAAGAGGGTGTACAGTAGCACTCAATCCCTTGCAAGCAGAGAGTATGCTAGCCAACAAAAAGAAAGCAGCCATCTATATCAATGCTATCAAAAAG GCCAGGCCACAGTCTGTTCCATACAGAGAAGCCCTGTCAAACCGTCGTATTCTTACCAGCTCCACTGAGAGCAGAGAGGGTCTTACGCAGCAG GTGCAGCAGAGCCAGGAGAAGATCGCTCGGCTGGAGCAGGAGAAAGAGCACTGGCTCCTGGAGGCCCAGCTGGGGAAGGTGCGGTTGGAAAAGGAAAACCAGCGCATTGCGGACCTGGAAGCGCAACtcgcagcagctttaggaggaaGTCCAAACTCTCAAACAGCTGCAGCCAGCACACTCGCACAGAGCCAAGAGGAAGCAGAGACAGAGCTGAGAGCCACAGGGAAAGAGACGACACTGTGCACCAGCCTG GTTGGCATGTTGTGCACAACACCTACAGTTGAACAT GTGGGAGACGAGGAGTCCAGGGAGCAGCTGATAAAGACTCACTACATGGCCAGAGTGGGAGAGCTCACCACTCAGCTCCAGATTTCTGATAGCAAAGCTGTGCACTTTCACTCTGAG TGTCGAGCTTTGGCGAAGAGATTAACCATTGCAGAAAAATCACGGGAGACTCTGAGTGATGATGTCAAAATGGCTAATCAAAACATCACACGCTTGCAG GATGAGCTGGCTACGACAAAGAGGAGCTATGAAGACCAGCTTAGCATGATGAGCGACCATCTGTGTAGTATGAATGAGACTTTGAGCAAGCAGAGAGAGGAAATCGACACACTCAAACTGGGCAGCAAG GGAAATGCCAAAAAGAACAAAGGTCGCTAG
- the foxn2a gene encoding forkhead box protein N2 isoform X1, whose translation MGPIIGMSPDKKTEIPGMQEERTGLRGVCGVGTLPEAECASSPLATSVDRTGGTEDEELTNLNWLHENLLQNFTLGGPEAQPSGSPLFDIEGDYGSSQGPSSSSSSSSHSRGRERDSLKSKPPFSFSLLIYMAIEQSPSKSLPVKEIYGWILEHFPYFSNAPTGWKNSVRHNLSLNKCFRKVERSLGKANGKGSLWCVDPDYRPNLIQALKKQHFPAAHAFCTPPASPPSASSPPRHLFLPGCSFKESDIDAATAMMLLNSAPGHHVDPCNSDSPLDLSRPDSVLVSSDPKQDHNYSSVALQRCSSRSSSSSLSSLDEGGCDRRQSHRAGSEGFHSDEDSDLWDERGVHQTSRRPLAIKWPTGKRARREVKPELDEELKEAAGSLLHLAGIRSCTEGSKRTVKSTKLNRK comes from the exons ATGGGTCCAATCATTGGGATGTCACCAGATAAGAAAACGGAAATTCCGGGTATGCAAGAGGAGCGGACAGGACTCAGAGGTGTTTGTGGTGTGGGAACACTGCCTGAGGCGGAGTGTGCATCCAGTCCGCTGGCAACTAGCGTGGATCGTACTGGAGGTACCGAAGATGAGGAGCTCACTAACCTCAATTGGCTCCATGAGAACCTGCTTCAGAACTTCACCCTGGGGGGTCCTGAAGCTCAGCCGAGCGGCAGCCCCCTCTTTGATATAGAGGGAGACTACGGGTCCAGCCAGGgcccttcatcctcctcctcatcttcatcacacAGCAGAGGCAGGGAGCGGGACTCGTTGAAGTCTAAGCCCCCTTTCTCATTTTCCTTGCTTATCTACATGGCCATTGAGCAGTCTCCCAGCAAGTCCTTGCCTGTGAAAGAAATCTATGGCTGGATTCTCGAGCACTTCCCTTATTTCTCCAATGCTCCCACTGGCTGGAAGAACTCGGTTCGTCACAACTTGTCCCTGAACAAATGCTTCCGCAAGGTTGAAAGGAGTTTGGGAAAG GCCAATGGAAAAGGTTCTCTCTGGTGTGTTGACCCCGATTACCGCCCCAACTTAATCCAAGCTCTTAAGAAGCAGCACTTCCCAGCCGCACATGCCTTCTGCACACCACCCGCCTCCCCACCCAG TGCCTCCTCACCCCCTCGTCACCTCTTTCTACCAGGCTGTTCATTCAAAG AGTCTGACATTGATGCTGCCACTGCCATGATGCTCTTAAACTCTGCCCCTGGGCACCACGTTGACCCAT GCAATTCTGACAGCCCACTGGACCTCTCCCGGCCTGACTCTGTCCTGGTGAGCAGTGATCCAAAGCAGGATCACAACTACAGCAGCGTAGCCCTGCAGCGCTGCTCCTCccgttcctcctcctcatctctttCCTCCCTGGACGAAGGAGGCTGCGACCGCAGGCAGTCCCACCGTGCCGGCAGCGAGGGTTTCCACAGCGACGAGGACTCCGACCTCTGGGACGAGAGGGGCGTCCACCAGACTTCTCGACGTCCGCTCGCCATCAAGTGGCCGACTGGCAAGAGGGCACGACGTGAGGTCAAGCCGGAGCTGGATGAGGAGCTGAAGGAAGCTGCTGGCTCTTTGCTGCATCTCGCTGGTATACGCAGCTGCACGGAGGGCTCCAAACGCACTGTCAAGAGCACAAAACTTAACAGGAAATGA
- the foxn2a gene encoding forkhead box protein N2 isoform X2, whose protein sequence is MGPIIGMSPDKKTEIPGMQEERTGLRGVCGVGTLPEAECASSPLATSVDRTGGTEDEELTNLNWLHENLLQNFTLGGPEAQPSGSPLFDIEGDYGSSQGPSSSSSSSSHSRGRERDSLKSKPPFSFSLLIYMAIEQSPSKSLPVKEIYGWILEHFPYFSNAPTGWKNSVRHNLSLNKCFRKVERSLGKANGKGSLWCVDPDYRPNLIQALKKQHFPAAHAFCTPPASPPSASSPPRHLFLPGCSFKGNSDSPLDLSRPDSVLVSSDPKQDHNYSSVALQRCSSRSSSSSLSSLDEGGCDRRQSHRAGSEGFHSDEDSDLWDERGVHQTSRRPLAIKWPTGKRARREVKPELDEELKEAAGSLLHLAGIRSCTEGSKRTVKSTKLNRK, encoded by the exons ATGGGTCCAATCATTGGGATGTCACCAGATAAGAAAACGGAAATTCCGGGTATGCAAGAGGAGCGGACAGGACTCAGAGGTGTTTGTGGTGTGGGAACACTGCCTGAGGCGGAGTGTGCATCCAGTCCGCTGGCAACTAGCGTGGATCGTACTGGAGGTACCGAAGATGAGGAGCTCACTAACCTCAATTGGCTCCATGAGAACCTGCTTCAGAACTTCACCCTGGGGGGTCCTGAAGCTCAGCCGAGCGGCAGCCCCCTCTTTGATATAGAGGGAGACTACGGGTCCAGCCAGGgcccttcatcctcctcctcatcttcatcacacAGCAGAGGCAGGGAGCGGGACTCGTTGAAGTCTAAGCCCCCTTTCTCATTTTCCTTGCTTATCTACATGGCCATTGAGCAGTCTCCCAGCAAGTCCTTGCCTGTGAAAGAAATCTATGGCTGGATTCTCGAGCACTTCCCTTATTTCTCCAATGCTCCCACTGGCTGGAAGAACTCGGTTCGTCACAACTTGTCCCTGAACAAATGCTTCCGCAAGGTTGAAAGGAGTTTGGGAAAG GCCAATGGAAAAGGTTCTCTCTGGTGTGTTGACCCCGATTACCGCCCCAACTTAATCCAAGCTCTTAAGAAGCAGCACTTCCCAGCCGCACATGCCTTCTGCACACCACCCGCCTCCCCACCCAG TGCCTCCTCACCCCCTCGTCACCTCTTTCTACCAGGCTGTTCATTCAAAG GCAATTCTGACAGCCCACTGGACCTCTCCCGGCCTGACTCTGTCCTGGTGAGCAGTGATCCAAAGCAGGATCACAACTACAGCAGCGTAGCCCTGCAGCGCTGCTCCTCccgttcctcctcctcatctctttCCTCCCTGGACGAAGGAGGCTGCGACCGCAGGCAGTCCCACCGTGCCGGCAGCGAGGGTTTCCACAGCGACGAGGACTCCGACCTCTGGGACGAGAGGGGCGTCCACCAGACTTCTCGACGTCCGCTCGCCATCAAGTGGCCGACTGGCAAGAGGGCACGACGTGAGGTCAAGCCGGAGCTGGATGAGGAGCTGAAGGAAGCTGCTGGCTCTTTGCTGCATCTCGCTGGTATACGCAGCTGCACGGAGGGCTCCAAACGCACTGTCAAGAGCACAAAACTTAACAGGAAATGA